The sequence below is a genomic window from Tenacibaculum tangerinum.
AGACAATCACAATCCATCTATTGGAGAAGTGTATGGTCAAATACCAAATTCTACTACTGAAGATGTTGAAAAAGCATATCAAAGTGCCAAAGCTGCTTTTAAGCAGTGGTCGAATACTACTTTAAATGAACGCAGCAATATTCTATCGAAAATAGCACAGTTAATTCAACAGAAATTACCTGAATTGGCAGAAGCGGAAGCTAAAGATAATGGAAAGCCTTTAAGCTTAGCTACAGCGATTGATATTCCGAGAGCCTCGTCAAATTTTCAGTATTTTGCCGATGCGATTACGCAATTTTCTTCCGAAGCTCACGAAAGTGTTGGTTTAGGAGCCATGAATTTTACGTTGCGTGAGCCTATCGGAGTAGTGGGGTGTATTTCTCCATGGAATTTACCACTCTATTTGTTTACGTGGAAGATTGCTCCTGCGATTGCAGCAGGAAACTGTGTCGTAGCAAAACCTAGTGAAGTTACGCCAATGACTGCTTATTTATTAGGGGAGATTTGTAACGAAGCAGGTTTGCCAAAAGGCGTGTTGAACATAGTCCACGGACTAGGGACTACCACAGGGCAAGCCATTATTGAGCATCCAGATATCAAAGCGATTTCATTTACAGGAGGAACGGCTACGGGAGCGCATATAGCTCGTACAGCAGCACCGATGTTTAAGAAATTGTCGTTAGAGTTAGGAGGAAAAAATCCAAATATCATTTTTGCAGATTGCGATTATGAGAAGATGTTAGAAACTACAGTTCGTTCATCCTTTGCCAATCAAGGACAGATATGTTTATGCGGAAGTAGAATTTTTGTAGAAGAAACGATCTATGAACAATTTAAAAAAGATTTTGTTCAAAAAGTATCACAATTAAAAGTAGGAAATCCTTTTGATGAAGATACTCATATCGGCGCTTTGGTGTCGAAGCCTC
It includes:
- a CDS encoding aldehyde dehydrogenase, whose protein sequence is MNIKNYINGELVAPVANNYIDNHNPSIGEVYGQIPNSTTEDVEKAYQSAKAAFKQWSNTTLNERSNILSKIAQLIQQKLPELAEAEAKDNGKPLSLATAIDIPRASSNFQYFADAITQFSSEAHESVGLGAMNFTLREPIGVVGCISPWNLPLYLFTWKIAPAIAAGNCVVAKPSEVTPMTAYLLGEICNEAGLPKGVLNIVHGLGTTTGQAIIEHPDIKAISFTGGTATGAHIARTAAPMFKKLSLELGGKNPNIIFADCDYEKMLETTVRSSFANQGQICLCGSRIFVEETIYEQFKKDFVQKVSQLKVGNPFDEDTHIGALVSKPHLEKVKSYIDIAEQEGGKILFGGNTITVEGSENGYYLEPTIIEVSNNQCRLNQEEIFGPVVTLMSFKTEEEALELANDVVYGLSSTLWTNNLTRTMSMSKKLHTGIVWVNTWLLRDLRTPFGGQKASGVGREGGFEALRFFTEPKNVCIKYE